In the Passer domesticus isolate bPasDom1 unplaced genomic scaffold, bPasDom1.hap1 HAP1_SCAFFOLD_341, whole genome shotgun sequence genome, one interval contains:
- the LOC135292409 gene encoding LOW QUALITY PROTEIN: inner ear-specific collagen-like (The sequence of the model RefSeq protein was modified relative to this genomic sequence to represent the inferred CDS: deleted 2 bases in 1 codon) produces the protein MFRGVEMSGTLRGPKTFRGPKTLRGPRTLRGPKILRGPRTLRGQTPLRGPRILRGLETLGGPKILGGPNGAQILRGPKILRGLKILRGPKTLRGPRTLRGPGPPWGVPGS, from the exons ATGTTCCGCGGGGTGGAAATGTCGGG AACCTTGAGGGGTCCCAAAACTTTTAGGGGTCCCAAAACGTTGAGGGGTCCCAGAACTTTGAGGGGCCCCAAAATCTTGAGGGGTCCCAGAACTTTGAGGGGT CAGACCCCCCTGAGGGGTCCCAGAATCTTGAGGGGGCTCGAAACCCTGGGGGGTCCCAAAATCTTGGGGGGTCCCAAT GGTGCCCAAATCCTGAGGGGTCCCAAAATCTTGAGGGGTCTCAAAATCTTGAGGGGTCCCAAAACTTTGAGGGGTCCCAGAACTTTGAGGGGTCCTGGACCACCCTGGGGGGTGCCAGGATCTTGA